The following are encoded in a window of Urocitellus parryii isolate mUroPar1 chromosome 7, mUroPar1.hap1, whole genome shotgun sequence genomic DNA:
- the Pirt gene encoding phosphoinositide-interacting protein codes for MTMETLPKALEVDEKSPESKDLLPSQTASSLCISSRSESVWTTTPRSNWEIYHKPIIIMSVGSATLLFGVAITCLAYLLKVDDKTKVILKMIGPAFLSLGLMTLVCGLVWVPIIKKKQKQRQKSSFFQSLKFFLLNR; via the coding sequence ATGACGATGGAGACTCTCCCGAAGGCCCTGGAGGTAGATGAGAAGTCTCCAGAATCCAAGGATCTGCTGCCCAGCCAGACGGCCAGCTCCCTGTGCATCAGCTCCCGAAGTGAGTCTGTGTGGACCACCACTCCCAGGAGTAACTGGGAAATCTACCACAAGCCCATCATCATCATGTCGGTGGGCAGCGCCACCCTGCTCTTTGGGGTGGCCATCACCTGCTTGGCCTACCTCTTGAAGGTGGATGATAAGACCAAGGTGATCCTCAAGATGATCGGGCCTGCCTTCCTGTCCTTGGGACTCATGACGCTGGTGTGTGGGCTGGTGTGGGTCCCCATcatcaaaaagaaacagaagcagagacagaagtCGAGTTTCTTCCAAAGCCTCAAGTTCTTCCTCCTGAATCGCTGA